From a single Calothrix sp. NIES-2098 genomic region:
- a CDS encoding amino acid adenylation domain-containing protein, with product MLQEMQGFRLSPQQKHLWQLQEVNSLPYRCQCAVLITGIIDINILKQALEKVVLRHEILRTNFYCLPGMSIPLQVITNNNITWGENYDFSIYNQQQQAELLTNVFEQLHQRPLNLQHGCQLNLSLVTLSVEKYILFISLPALCADAASLNILVREINQSYTACLHGKVLDNEPLQYADLAEWQNELLEGEDTAAGRDYWRQQNFAALASLKLPWEQQNALKERFQPQRESIAINSELFTKLEIFAQEYNTSIFKILLTSWQILVWRITQQSDVMIGIGCDGRNYEELADAIGLFAKYLPLSTQLSEENTFLEQLSQNNLTEIFKYQNYFSWDIIADSNSINLNFFPLCFEFIEQSAKYVSSDIEFSIYQQKSCIDQFKIKLRCQHDNNQLVVEFDYDSTLFEVKYIKVLARQFKNIVSSAIAHPQLPINQLGINSEIEIKQLLYENNNTQQDYSKNLLIHQIFEAQVQKTPNQIAVVCEQEQLTYQQLNQRANQLAHYLQKQGVRSETLVGICLERSIDMIVSILGILKAGGAYIPLDPGIPPKNLASRLEDIQASFLVTNHCVANRLAEVVDREKLQVISLNAQWQIISHESDINLSSNVNNYHLAYILFTSGSTGKPKGVAIEHQQILNYIHAIIDRLNLPTNSTYNFALVSTLAADLGNTVLFPALCTGGCLHIISYDCATDPVLFTEYCQKYPIDCLKIVPSHLNSLLLSPKPESVLPRQKLILGGEAANWQLIEKIRQYTPNCQIFNHYGPTESTVGVLTYLITEINLTTQTVPLGKPLANTQVYILDNNLQLTPIGIKGEIYIGGAGLARCYMQHPELTSEKFIPHPFSDEPGARLYKTGDIGRYLPGGTVEFIGRSDYQVKIRGFRIELAEIEATLTQYPQVREAVVVVQESETGDKRLIAYLVPANSEAINLNALNSFLQDNLPNYMLPANFAILEALPLTANGKVNRQALPAPEELSQQTKADITAPRTLVEEVLAGIWIKILGVQQVGIAENFFELGGHSLLATQVISHIREAFQVELPLRSLFESPTLAKLAQRVEVALREGQQLATLPIKKVTREDSLPLSFAQQRLWFFDQLQPGIPVYNLSRAVRLQGQLNLVALEQSFNEIIRRHEALRTAFISVDGEPKQVIIPEVSIKLSAIDLQNLPPEEREAETKCWERIQAQYAFDLTTAPLLNVLLLQLAEQEYVLLFTIHHIVADGWSAGVIIQELAAFYESFCTGKSCELSDLHIQYADFAFWQRTQLQKEIFTAQMDYWKQQLSGDLPILELPVAKPRPKQQIFVGRKQTFALSPELIKKLKALSQKQNVTLFMTLLAAFQTLLYRYTGQSDILIGSPIANRNRKEIEGLIGFFVNTLVLRTQVKDNLSFTDLLKQVKEVTLGAYTHQDLPFELLVEELQTQRSLSHSPLFQIAFALQNAPVEELQLTGLNLIQTDVDTETSKFDLTLFLTEKNQDLMAIWEYNTDLFDADTISRIQGHFQTLLEGVVANPEQTLSHLPLLNHAELQQLLLASNNTEFELPLVCIHQLFADQVEKTPNNIAVVFEEQKLTYQELNQRANQLAHYLQKLGVGPEIVVGICVERSSKTLPKASLFTIIGILAILKAGGAYLPLDPAYPQERLGYMLADTQVSILLTQKHLLDTLPAHSAQILCLDADENLFIAHSTANPISNATSENLAYVIYTSGSTGQPKGVLINHSNVVRLFAAVQPWYNFHQQDVWTLFHSYAFDFSVWEIWGALLYGGKLVIVPYWISRSPEAFYQLLAKEQVTVLNQTPSAFRQLIQVEESASETENLNLRLVIFGGEALDIQSLQPWFARHGDRSPQLVNMYGITETTVHVTYRPLTLADLDITASVIGQPIPDLQVYLLDKNQQPVPIGVPGEMYIGGAGLARGYLNLPDITQERFIAHPFSNQPNTRLYKSGDLARYLPNGDIEYLGRIDRQVKLRGFRIEIAEIEATIHQHPKIREAVVIVREDRQNHKRLVAYIVFKSTDISIGDVRDFVKTKLPDYMIPSAFVMLEKFPLTANGKIDIHALPEPETIQLSETNISLNLTPVQEILVGIWADILGIEEVGIDANFFEIGGHSLLATQVVSRIRKTLELDISLQSLFEFPTIAELAKNIQQASDRSAAAITPVARDRNLPLSFAQARLWLLEQLNPDSGIYNMPAAVRLVGELNIEALEESINEIIRRHEVLRTIFVLDNGEPIQVITPDVQIKIPVVDLRELTPAEQEAEIQRLSLEEFHCPFDFSQAPLLRCKLLQVDEQEKILLFTIHHIVFDAWSMGVLIRELAALYTAFVAGEASVLPALPIQYADFAVWQRQHLQGARREALLTYWKQQLANLPVLQLPTTRPRAEVKTNRGASHNFVIPASVVQEVKLLSQQAGVTLFMTLLANFKILLQRYSDRDDIVVGTDVANRNQAEIEQLIGFFINLLVLRTNLSGNPTFLELLQRIRTQTLAAYAHQDLPFDELVRELQPERQVSNTVPLFQVLFVLQNTPTSALELPGLTLNLLPIESRNARFDLALFLEESEQGIKGKWQYNADLFTTDTIVSLTNHWQTLLNSIIQQPQSHINTLEMLTAAEKAEQTMQKQERKAAKRQKFMTIAPQAVSLSVEQLIKTSYLQEELKFPLVIQPNSAEIDIISWAENNREYLETELFKHGAILFRDFNVQSVLEFENFAQTICPNLFAEYGDLPRTGEGGKVYGSTPYPADKAILFHNESSHLHCFPLKIWFYCVQPAVEGGETPIVDCRKAYQLLSPQLREKLAAKQLMYVRNFTTGLDVSWQNFFQTTDKNDVENYCRQAGIEFEWYDNNGLVTRQIRPALAVHPKTGESVFFNQIQLHHISYLDADVRESLLSIFGESKLPRNVYFGDGTPITAAEIAEINTVYQRSHVSFPWQEGDIIMLDNMLAAHGRNPFVGARKIVVVMGEMTNGKDINTP from the coding sequence ATGTTGCAAGAAATGCAAGGTTTTCGCCTGTCACCTCAACAAAAACATTTATGGCAATTACAAGAAGTTAATAGCCTTCCCTATCGTTGCCAATGTGCTGTTTTAATTACAGGCATTATAGATATCAACATCTTAAAGCAAGCCTTAGAAAAAGTTGTTCTTCGCCATGAAATACTCCGGACTAACTTTTATTGCTTGCCAGGAATGTCTATTCCATTACAAGTAATTACAAATAACAATATTACTTGGGGCGAAAACTACGACTTTAGCATTTATAACCAACAACAACAAGCAGAATTATTAACCAATGTATTTGAGCAGTTACACCAACGGCCATTGAATTTACAACATGGTTGTCAGTTAAATTTATCTTTAGTAACTTTATCTGTAGAAAAATATATTCTATTTATATCTTTACCTGCCCTTTGTGCAGACGCAGCATCGCTAAATATTTTAGTGCGAGAAATCAACCAGTCTTATACAGCTTGTCTTCACGGAAAAGTACTAGACAACGAACCACTACAATATGCAGATTTAGCTGAATGGCAAAATGAACTATTAGAAGGAGAGGATACCGCAGCAGGGAGAGACTATTGGCGTCAACAAAATTTTGCTGCGTTAGCAAGTTTAAAGCTACCTTGGGAACAACAAAATGCTTTAAAAGAACGATTTCAGCCGCAACGAGAGTCTATCGCTATTAATTCAGAGTTATTCACAAAATTAGAAATATTTGCTCAAGAATATAACACTTCAATATTTAAAATTTTATTAACTAGCTGGCAGATTTTAGTCTGGCGGATTACTCAACAATCTGATGTAATGATTGGCATTGGTTGTGATGGTCGTAACTATGAAGAATTAGCAGATGCTATAGGTTTATTTGCTAAATATTTACCCCTGAGTACTCAGTTAAGTGAAGAAAATACATTTTTAGAACAATTATCTCAAAATAATCTAACTGAAATCTTTAAATATCAAAATTATTTTAGCTGGGATATTATAGCAGATTCAAACTCAATAAATTTAAATTTCTTTCCATTATGCTTTGAGTTTATAGAACAATCTGCCAAATATGTTAGTAGCGATATTGAATTTTCAATTTATCAACAAAAATCTTGCATTGACCAATTTAAAATTAAACTGAGATGCCAGCATGATAACAATCAATTAGTTGTAGAATTTGACTATGATTCAACCTTATTTGAAGTCAAATATATTAAGGTTTTAGCTAGACAATTTAAAAACATAGTATCTAGTGCGATCGCTCATCCGCAATTACCCATCAATCAGCTAGGAATTAATAGCGAGATTGAAATAAAACAGCTACTTTACGAAAACAACAATACCCAGCAAGATTACTCTAAAAATTTACTCATTCACCAAATATTTGAGGCACAAGTACAAAAAACACCTAATCAAATTGCTGTAGTTTGTGAACAGGAACAATTAACATATCAACAACTCAATCAAAGAGCAAATCAATTAGCTCATTACTTGCAAAAGCAGGGAGTGCGATCGGAAACGCTTGTAGGAATTTGCTTAGAGCGTTCTATTGATATGATTGTTAGTATTTTAGGTATTCTCAAAGCTGGTGGCGCATACATACCCTTAGATCCAGGGATTCCACCTAAAAATCTAGCCTCACGTTTAGAAGATATCCAAGCCTCATTTTTGGTTACTAATCATTGTGTAGCGAATAGATTGGCAGAAGTAGTAGATCGAGAAAAGCTGCAAGTCATTAGTTTAAATGCACAATGGCAAATAATTTCTCATGAAAGTGATATTAATCTTAGTAGCAATGTCAACAATTATCATTTAGCTTATATATTATTTACCTCCGGTTCTACAGGCAAACCCAAAGGTGTTGCTATTGAACATCAACAAATACTTAATTATATTCATGCCATTATTGATAGGTTAAACTTACCGACCAATTCCACCTACAATTTTGCATTAGTTTCCACCCTTGCCGCAGATTTAGGCAATACCGTTCTCTTCCCTGCTCTTTGCACAGGAGGATGTCTACATATCATCTCCTATGATTGCGCTACCGATCCAGTTTTATTTACAGAATATTGTCAAAAATATCCGATAGATTGCCTCAAAATTGTTCCTTCTCACCTTAACTCCCTTCTACTATCTCCTAAACCTGAATCTGTCCTACCTCGCCAAAAACTAATTTTAGGTGGTGAAGCTGCTAACTGGCAATTAATTGAGAAAATTCGCCAGTATACTCCTAATTGCCAAATATTTAACCATTATGGCCCCACAGAAAGCACTGTTGGCGTACTTACTTATTTAATTACAGAGATAAATTTAACAACACAAACAGTACCTCTAGGTAAACCACTTGCTAACACACAAGTTTATATTTTGGACAATAACTTACAGTTAACTCCTATAGGAATTAAAGGCGAAATATATATCGGTGGTGCAGGTTTAGCTAGATGCTATATGCAGCATCCTGAACTAACTTCGGAAAAATTTATTCCTCATCCTTTTAGCGATGAACCAGGAGCAAGACTGTATAAAACAGGCGATATAGGACGTTATTTGCCTGGTGGCACAGTTGAATTTATCGGACGTAGCGATTATCAAGTTAAAATTCGTGGTTTCCGCATTGAATTAGCAGAAATTGAAGCCACATTAACTCAATATCCTCAAGTGCGAGAAGCTGTAGTCGTAGTGCAAGAAAGTGAAACTGGAGATAAACGATTAATAGCTTATTTAGTTCCTGCTAACTCAGAAGCAATAAATTTGAATGCTCTAAATAGCTTTTTGCAGGACAACTTACCTAATTATATGTTACCCGCTAACTTTGCTATTTTAGAAGCTTTACCCCTAACTGCTAATGGTAAAGTGAATCGTCAAGCATTACCTGCACCAGAAGAATTATCACAACAAACAAAAGCTGACATTACTGCACCAAGAACCCTAGTTGAAGAAGTATTAGCGGGAATATGGATAAAAATTCTTGGAGTACAACAAGTAGGAATTGCAGAAAACTTCTTTGAATTAGGCGGACACTCCCTGTTAGCTACACAAGTAATATCGCACATACGAGAAGCTTTTCAGGTTGAATTACCTCTACGCAGTTTGTTTGAGTCGCCAACATTAGCTAAACTGGCACAACGTGTAGAAGTAGCACTCAGAGAGGGACAACAACTAGCAACTTTACCCATTAAGAAAGTTACACGAGAAGATAGTTTACCATTGTCCTTTGCTCAACAAAGACTCTGGTTTTTTGATCAATTACAACCAGGAATTCCTGTTTATAATCTCTCCAGGGCGGTGAGACTACAAGGACAACTTAATCTTGTAGCATTAGAACAAAGTTTTAATGAAATTATCCGGCGTCATGAAGCATTACGTACTGCTTTTATCAGCGTAGATGGTGAACCAAAACAGGTAATTATTCCGGAAGTTAGTATTAAATTATCTGCAATCGATTTACAGAATTTACCACCAGAAGAACGGGAAGCAGAAACAAAATGCTGGGAGAGAATTCAAGCACAATATGCTTTTGATTTAACTACCGCACCATTATTAAATGTTTTACTATTGCAACTAGCAGAACAAGAGTATGTATTGCTGTTCACAATACATCACATTGTTGCTGATGGTTGGTCAGCAGGAGTAATTATTCAAGAATTAGCCGCCTTTTATGAGTCTTTCTGCACGGGTAAATCTTGTGAATTATCCGATTTACATATTCAATATGCAGATTTTGCATTTTGGCAAAGAACGCAATTACAGAAAGAAATCTTTACTGCTCAGATGGATTATTGGAAGCAACAATTAAGTGGCGATTTGCCAATATTAGAGCTTCCTGTAGCTAAACCACGCCCGAAACAGCAAATTTTTGTTGGTAGAAAGCAGACATTTGCATTGTCTCCAGAGTTGATAAAGAAGCTCAAAGCATTAAGTCAAAAGCAAAATGTAACACTGTTTATGACTTTATTAGCAGCGTTTCAAACTCTGCTTTATCGTTATACCGGACAGTCAGATATTTTAATAGGTTCGCCTATTGCTAACCGTAACCGCAAGGAAATAGAAGGTTTAATTGGCTTTTTTGTCAATACTTTAGTGCTGCGAACTCAAGTCAAGGATAATTTGAGTTTTACTGATTTGTTAAAACAAGTTAAGGAAGTAACATTAGGAGCATATACTCATCAGGATTTACCATTTGAATTATTAGTAGAAGAATTACAAACACAACGTAGCCTCAGTCATAGCCCTTTATTTCAAATCGCATTTGCTCTTCAAAATGCACCAGTAGAGGAATTGCAACTTACGGGATTAAATCTTATTCAAACCGATGTAGATACAGAAACATCCAAATTTGATTTAACCTTATTTTTAACAGAGAAAAATCAAGATTTAATGGCAATATGGGAATATAACACCGATTTGTTTGATGCTGATACTATTTCCAGAATTCAAGGGCATTTTCAGACATTACTAGAGGGGGTTGTAGCCAATCCAGAACAAACTTTATCTCATCTACCGCTTTTAAATCATGCAGAATTACAGCAATTATTGCTAGCCAGTAACAATACAGAATTTGAGTTACCATTAGTTTGTATTCATCAATTATTTGCAGATCAAGTAGAGAAAACACCCAATAATATTGCGGTAGTATTTGAAGAGCAAAAGTTGACTTATCAAGAACTCAATCAAAGAGCTAATCAACTCGCTCATTATTTGCAAAAATTGGGAGTAGGGCCAGAAATAGTAGTAGGAATTTGTGTAGAGCGTTCGTCGAAGACGTTGCCGAAGGCATCGCTCTTCACGATCATCGGTATTTTAGCAATTCTCAAAGCAGGCGGCGCTTATCTCCCCCTCGATCCAGCCTATCCCCAAGAAAGGTTAGGCTATATGTTAGCAGATACCCAAGTCTCAATACTTTTAACTCAAAAACATCTATTAGACACATTACCTGCACATAGCGCCCAAATTCTCTGTCTAGACGCAGACGAAAATTTATTCATCGCGCACAGCACAGCTAACCCAATTAGCAATGCTACATCTGAAAACTTAGCTTATGTAATTTACACCTCTGGTTCTACAGGTCAACCCAAAGGTGTGTTAATCAACCATAGTAATGTTGTGCGTCTGTTTGCGGCGGTACAGCCTTGGTACAACTTCCATCAACAGGATGTCTGGACGCTGTTTCATTCCTATGCTTTTGATTTCTCAGTTTGGGAAATTTGGGGTGCTTTACTTTATGGTGGAAAGCTTGTTATTGTACCTTACTGGATTAGCAGATCCCCCGAAGCTTTTTATCAATTATTGGCTAAAGAACAAGTTACAGTTTTAAATCAAACTCCCTCCGCATTTCGTCAACTCATTCAAGTAGAAGAATCTGCTAGTGAGACTGAAAATTTAAATCTGCGTTTAGTGATTTTTGGTGGTGAAGCTTTAGATATTCAAAGTTTGCAGCCTTGGTTTGCTCGTCATGGCGATCGCTCCCCTCAATTGGTGAATATGTATGGAATTACAGAAACCACCGTCCACGTTACTTATCGCCCCCTAACTCTAGCTGATTTGGATATAACAGCTAGTGTCATTGGTCAGCCAATTCCTGATTTACAAGTGTATTTGTTAGATAAAAATCAGCAACCAGTACCTATTGGCGTTCCTGGGGAAATGTACATTGGTGGTGCTGGTTTAGCTCGTGGTTATCTCAATCTTCCAGATATTACCCAAGAGAGGTTTATTGCTCATCCTTTTAGCAATCAACCCAACACGCGACTTTATAAGTCTGGTGATTTAGCTCGCTATTTACCTAACGGTGACATTGAATATTTAGGACGCATCGATCGCCAGGTAAAACTGCGAGGATTTCGCATTGAAATTGCGGAAATTGAGGCAACAATTCATCAACATCCAAAAATCAGAGAAGCTGTAGTTATAGTTAGAGAAGACAGACAGAATCATAAACGCCTGGTGGCTTATATAGTTTTCAAATCAACGGATATTTCTATAGGTGATGTACGTGATTTTGTAAAAACAAAATTACCAGATTATATGATACCTAGTGCCTTTGTGATGTTAGAAAAATTTCCTCTAACAGCTAATGGCAAAATCGATATTCACGCCTTACCTGAGCCGGAGACAATACAACTATCAGAAACAAATATTTCCCTAAATCTAACTCCAGTACAAGAAATACTTGTTGGGATTTGGGCAGATATTTTAGGTATTGAAGAAGTAGGTATTGATGCCAACTTCTTTGAGATAGGCGGACATTCTTTATTAGCAACTCAAGTTGTTTCTCGGATTCGCAAAACTTTAGAACTGGATATATCGCTTCAAAGTTTATTTGAATTTCCTACTATTGCAGAACTAGCTAAAAATATTCAACAAGCCAGCGATCGGAGTGCTGCTGCAATTACTCCTGTTGCTCGCGATCGCAATTTACCGCTATCCTTTGCCCAAGCTAGATTATGGTTACTGGAACAGCTTAACCCTGATAGTGGTATTTATAATATGCCCGCAGCAGTTCGCCTTGTAGGTGAGTTGAATATAGAGGCTTTAGAAGAAAGCATTAATGAAATTATTCGCCGTCATGAAGTTTTACGTACTATCTTTGTTTTAGATAATGGGGAACCAATACAAGTAATTACTCCCGATGTACAGATCAAAATACCTGTAGTTGACTTGCGAGAATTAACGCCAGCTGAACAAGAAGCAGAAATTCAGCGTTTAAGTCTAGAAGAATTCCACTGTCCCTTTGATTTTAGTCAAGCACCGTTGCTTAGATGCAAACTATTGCAAGTAGACGAGCAAGAAAAAATTTTACTATTCACCATCCATCATATTGTGTTTGATGCTTGGTCAATGGGTGTATTAATTCGGGAATTAGCAGCACTATACACCGCTTTTGTTGCTGGGGAAGCCTCTGTTTTACCAGCATTACCCATTCAGTATGCAGACTTTGCAGTTTGGCAACGTCAACACTTGCAAGGTGCAAGACGAGAAGCTTTACTCACCTACTGGAAGCAGCAATTAGCAAACTTACCTGTACTGCAACTACCCACAACCCGTCCCCGTGCAGAGGTGAAAACTAACCGAGGTGCTAGTCATAATTTTGTGATACCTGCGTCAGTAGTGCAAGAAGTGAAATTGCTTTCTCAACAAGCAGGTGTAACTTTATTTATGACGCTGCTGGCAAATTTTAAAATCTTACTGCAACGTTATAGCGATCGAGATGATATTGTTGTTGGTACTGACGTTGCCAACCGCAATCAAGCAGAAATCGAACAATTAATCGGCTTTTTTATCAACTTATTAGTCTTACGTACCAACTTAAGCGGAAATCCTACCTTCCTAGAATTATTACAACGGATTCGCACTCAAACATTAGCCGCTTACGCTCATCAAGATTTACCTTTTGACGAGTTAGTTAGGGAATTACAACCGGAACGTCAGGTAAGTAACACAGTTCCATTATTCCAAGTGTTATTCGTCCTACAGAATACACCAACTTCAGCCTTAGAATTACCTGGACTTACCTTAAATTTATTACCAATTGAAAGCAGAAATGCCAGATTTGATTTAGCCTTATTTCTTGAAGAAAGCGAGCAAGGTATAAAAGGTAAATGGCAATATAATGCTGATTTATTTACCACAGATACTATCGTGAGTTTGACAAATCACTGGCAAACATTACTCAACAGTATTATTCAACAACCTCAAAGCCATATTAATACATTAGAAATGCTCACAGCAGCCGAAAAAGCAGAACAAACTATGCAAAAACAGGAGCGTAAAGCAGCTAAAAGACAAAAATTTATGACTATTGCTCCTCAAGCAGTGAGTCTGTCGGTAGAGCAGTTAATTAAGACAAGTTATCTCCAAGAAGAATTAAAATTTCCTCTCGTCATTCAGCCTAATAGTGCAGAAATTGACATAATATCGTGGGCTGAGAATAATCGAGAATATTTAGAAACAGAATTATTTAAACATGGAGCAATTTTATTTAGAGATTTTAATGTACAATCTGTTTTAGAGTTTGAAAATTTCGCTCAAACAATTTGTCCCAACTTATTTGCTGAATATGGCGACTTACCCCGCACTGGTGAAGGTGGTAAAGTTTATGGTTCTACTCCTTACCCAGCAGATAAAGCTATCCTTTTCCATAATGAAAGCTCTCATTTACATTGCTTCCCCTTAAAGATTTGGTTTTACTGCGTTCAGCCTGCTGTTGAAGGTGGAGAAACGCCAATTGTTGACTGTCGTAAAGCTTATCAATTACTCAGCCCTCAATTGCGAGAAAAATTAGCCGCTAAACAGCTAATGTATGTGAGAAATTTTACAACAGGTTTAGATGTAAGTTGGCAGAACTTCTTCCAAACTACAGATAAAAACGATGTAGAAAATTACTGTCGTCAAGCCGGAATAGAGTTTGAATGGTATGATAATAATGGCTTAGTAACTCGACAAATTCGTCCAGCTTTAGCAGTACATCCCAAAACTGGCGAATCTGTATTTTTTAACCAAATTCAATTACACCATATCTCCTACTTAGATGCAGACGTTCGAGAATCACTGCTATCTATATTTGGTGAGTCAAAATTACCCCGTAACGTTTATTTTGGTGATGGGACACCAATTACAGCAGCAGAAATTGCCGAAATTAATACAGTATATCAGCGATCGCACGTTAGCTTTCCTTGGCAAGAAGGCGACATTATCATGCTAGATAATATGCTGGCTGCTCACGGCAGAAATCCCTTTGTGGGAGCGCGTAAAATCGTTGTAGTAATGGGTGAAATGACTAATGGTAAAGATATCAATACTCCCTAA